The Pedobacter roseus genome contains a region encoding:
- a CDS encoding beta-ketoacyl-[acyl-carrier-protein] synthase family protein: protein MDNRVVITGLGVCAPNGTTIPQFSDAIKNGISGIRHQPDLEALNFSCQIAGKPELSEERISKYFTPLELRNLNSTGIVYGVIAGLDAWKDAGLTIENNEEPDWESGSIFGTGTSGIDKFRWAINKIDELEIRKLGSSVVIQTMASGVSAFISGKLGLGNQVSTNSSACATGAESILLAFERIKSAQAVRMLAGSTSDSGPYIWGGFDAMKVCTFKHNHEPEKGSRPMSATASGFVPGSGAGALVLESLESALARKAKIYGEVLGGHINSGGQRGLGTMTAPNPTAVQRCIQASLKNAGIKAHEIDVINGHLTATTKDALEIENWKAALQLPPDHFPYINSLKGMIGHCIAASGSIECVASILELSEGFIFPNINCEDLNPEISNLIDVKSIPQTLIQQPINILAKASFGFGDINACVIFKKYTS from the coding sequence TTGTAATTACCGGTTTGGGCGTGTGTGCACCCAATGGCACCACCATTCCTCAATTTTCGGATGCAATAAAAAATGGGATTTCGGGTATCCGTCACCAGCCTGACCTGGAAGCCTTAAATTTCTCCTGTCAGATTGCAGGCAAACCCGAACTGAGCGAAGAAAGGATCAGCAAATACTTTACCCCGCTCGAGCTCCGCAACCTGAACAGCACCGGTATTGTTTATGGTGTAATTGCAGGATTGGATGCCTGGAAAGATGCAGGTTTAACAATAGAAAATAATGAGGAACCCGATTGGGAAAGTGGATCCATTTTCGGCACCGGAACTTCTGGTATTGATAAATTCAGGTGGGCTATTAACAAAATTGATGAACTCGAAATCAGGAAACTGGGAAGTTCTGTCGTGATACAAACCATGGCCAGCGGGGTGAGTGCCTTTATAAGTGGCAAACTCGGATTGGGCAACCAGGTAAGCACCAATTCATCGGCCTGTGCAACGGGGGCCGAAAGTATTTTACTTGCCTTTGAGAGGATTAAATCCGCGCAGGCCGTAAGAATGTTAGCAGGCAGTACAAGTGATAGCGGTCCTTATATATGGGGCGGTTTTGATGCCATGAAGGTTTGTACCTTTAAACATAACCACGAACCGGAAAAAGGCAGCAGACCGATGAGCGCCACAGCAAGTGGTTTTGTACCGGGAAGCGGTGCAGGTGCACTGGTTTTAGAATCGCTGGAAAGTGCACTGGCCAGAAAAGCCAAAATTTACGGGGAAGTACTGGGTGGCCATATCAATTCGGGCGGTCAGAGGGGCTTAGGAACGATGACTGCACCCAATCCAACCGCAGTTCAGCGCTGTATACAAGCATCCTTAAAAAATGCGGGCATTAAAGCCCATGAAATTGATGTGATTAACGGTCACCTTACCGCTACTACCAAAGATGCCCTGGAAATAGAAAACTGGAAAGCAGCATTGCAATTACCTCCGGACCATTTTCCCTACATCAACTCATTAAAAGGCATGATCGGGCATTGTATCGCCGCTTCGGGAAGTATAGAATGTGTGGCATCCATACTAGAATTATCTGAAGGTTTTATTTTCCCCAATATCAATTGTGAAGATTTAAATCCTGAAATCTCCAACTTAATCGATGTAAAAAGCATTCCCCAAACGTTAATCCAACAACCAATTAATATCTTAGCAAAAGCCAGTTTCGGATTTGGCGACATCAACGCATGCGTTATCTTTAAAAAATACACCTCATGA
- a CDS encoding acyl carrier protein — MNKEQIIEALKTIVQPYSEETSALAHIDENTDFINDLKINSANLVDIILDIEEKFNIEIDNDSMAKMLNVKATTEIIESKLAANAG, encoded by the coding sequence ATGAATAAAGAACAGATTATCGAAGCTTTAAAAACCATCGTTCAGCCTTACAGCGAAGAAACATCAGCCCTGGCCCATATCGACGAGAACACTGATTTTATTAACGATTTAAAGATAAACTCAGCCAACCTGGTTGATATTATTCTTGATATTGAAGAGAAATTCAATATTGAAATAGACAATGATTCGATGGCAAAGATGCTGAATGTAAAAGCCACTACTGAAATTATTGAATCAAAATTAGCGGCAAATGCTGGGTAA